Below is a window of Candidatus Binatia bacterium DNA.
CGTACGCGCCGTGCAGAGGCGATGCGACCTGAAGATTCTCCCGCGTTAGAACGGCGAGCACGCCCGGAATCGATTCCGCCTTGCGAGAATCGATCCGGCGAATCTTCGCGTGCGGCAGCGGGCTGCGTAGAACCTTGCCGTATAGCATCCCGGACGGTTTCATGTCGCCTGTGTAAACCGCCGCGCCGGTCACTTTATCCTTGCCGTCAGCGCGAGGAACGTTCTGTCCGATCGGCGACTTCAACTTGGCCTCTTCCTATCCCGATGTATATTAGATTTTGGATTCATAACTCAACATTCAAAACTCACAATTCAAAATTTTCATTTAATCACCTTGTCCGCCCGGTACAGCATGGACTGCGGAATCGTCACGCCGATCTGCTTTGCTGTTTTCAGATTGAACATCAGCTCGAACTTCGTGGGCCGCTCCACAGGGAGATCGGCGGGCTTGGCGCCTTTCAGGATTCTGTCCACATAGGTGGCGACACGCCGGTAGCTGTCCGCGAGGTCCGCCCCGTAGTACATGAGCCCGCCGGCCTCGACATCTTCCTTCCTGAGGTACACCGCTGGTAACCGATGCTTTAACGCAAAGGCCGCGATCCGTTTTCCGTTAGAAAATATTAACGGGCTCGTAGCCACGTAGAGTCCATCCGGC
It encodes the following:
- a CDS encoding ABC transporter substrate-binding protein → KEAVPKVARVAVLYDPASPFDAFDVKEVFPAAARALKLTIRPWEVRAVDDFDKVFAALNKERPDGLYVATSPLIFSNGKRIAAFALKHRLPAVYLRKEDVEAGGLMYYGADLADSYRRVATYVDRILKGAKPADLPVERPTKFELMFNLKTAKQIGVTIPQSMLYRADKVIK